A window from uncultured Desulfobacter sp. encodes these proteins:
- a CDS encoding transglutaminase family protein, whose product MWLNASCLIEFRMSVPTPFLLMLRPRSGCQQWITREEYILSPGVPAVEFTDSFGNLCQRLVAPAGFFSVSTSVDIETAEFCDTAPGAPFIDVQHLPDDALPFLYPSRFCESDRFTEMAAAITAGRLLGYDQCDAIVNYIRDSIQYTPGLGQQIISASEVNQLGQGVCRDMAHFGIACCRALSIPARMVVGYLESLEPMDLHAWFEAYVGNRWYTFDPTRLDLKGGRIAIAFGRDAADVAIYTQFGDPVELLNMNVQVHRIPGPTHQSRIQ is encoded by the coding sequence ATGTGGCTAAACGCATCTTGTCTTATTGAATTTCGAATGTCTGTTCCAACACCATTTTTGCTGATGCTTCGTCCCCGCAGTGGTTGCCAGCAATGGATCACACGCGAAGAATATATCTTGTCCCCCGGCGTACCCGCGGTAGAATTTACGGATTCGTTCGGCAACCTGTGTCAAAGACTGGTTGCACCAGCCGGTTTCTTTTCAGTTAGTACGTCCGTTGATATCGAAACGGCTGAGTTCTGCGATACTGCCCCAGGCGCGCCGTTTATCGACGTGCAACATTTACCGGATGATGCTTTGCCTTTCCTGTATCCAAGCCGGTTTTGTGAGTCGGATCGTTTCACGGAAATGGCTGCAGCGATTACAGCAGGCCGGCTCTTAGGGTACGATCAATGCGATGCCATTGTTAATTATATCCGGGATTCAATACAGTATACGCCGGGGCTCGGGCAACAGATAATAAGCGCATCTGAAGTAAATCAGCTTGGACAAGGCGTTTGCCGGGATATGGCCCATTTTGGAATAGCCTGTTGCCGGGCGCTGTCGATACCAGCCCGCATGGTAGTGGGTTACCTTGAATCGCTTGAACCAATGGATCTGCACGCTTGGTTTGAGGCATACGTAGGAAATCGGTGGTACACATTCGATCCGACGCGACTCGATCTGAAAGGAGGTCGTATTGCAATCGCTTTTGGCCGGGATGCAGCCGACGTGGCAATCTACACTCAATTCGGAGATCCAGTGGAATTGTTGAATATGAACGTTCAGGTTCACCGGATTCCCGGTCCCACACATCAGAGCAGAATTCAATAA
- a CDS encoding GTP pyrophosphokinase, protein MKKQQRDNLLISFFKEKEKYKTLAEYFVRLIRDDPSAPKESIHTILYRIKDESRLIEKIDQENMNSEFDMKPITHKNFHERIGDIIGIRIICLRLSDIVKVEAYLKFLVEENLLKFIQKPDYKRSFVLPIGLGKVSPQNINLQYSGYSSIHYQIKLGENSDVSETFKSIQIELQLRTILEEAWGEIDHKYRYSYSRIGETFPEHIHSGFYNLSAYLQAAAMQAEQLCREVEAHRLTKSLKLKRNKNRSVSPEYESKEQINGSVDPLEVSSALRSVLEEIFGFKPTARTLAYIIKRLNKLEYSQRSKRFFHKIFTKRRLNEFRNVYQEVFKRDPFTNDNNRNIDIINAVNFALFDEIEGTMVATEGLRSTLKWRKDRLSI, encoded by the coding sequence TTGAAAAAACAACAAAGGGATAATCTTCTAATCTCTTTTTTCAAGGAAAAAGAGAAGTACAAAACACTTGCTGAGTACTTTGTCCGGCTCATTCGAGATGATCCTTCAGCGCCCAAAGAAAGTATTCATACGATACTATATCGAATCAAAGATGAATCAAGACTTATTGAGAAAATCGACCAAGAGAATATGAATTCTGAATTTGATATGAAGCCTATTACACACAAAAATTTTCATGAAAGGATTGGAGATATAATTGGTATCCGGATTATTTGCCTGCGCCTTTCGGACATTGTAAAAGTCGAAGCGTATCTTAAATTTTTAGTTGAAGAGAACCTATTAAAATTCATACAAAAACCAGATTATAAAAGATCCTTTGTTTTGCCAATAGGTCTTGGCAAGGTATCCCCACAAAATATCAATCTCCAATATAGTGGATATTCTTCAATCCATTACCAGATCAAATTAGGTGAGAATTCAGATGTAAGCGAGACATTTAAAAGCATTCAAATAGAGCTGCAATTACGCACAATTCTTGAGGAGGCATGGGGTGAAATCGACCATAAATATAGATATAGCTATAGCCGAATTGGGGAGACTTTTCCTGAACATATACATTCAGGTTTCTATAATTTGAGTGCTTATCTGCAAGCTGCCGCCATGCAGGCAGAGCAATTATGCCGTGAAGTCGAAGCCCATAGGCTAACAAAATCTCTAAAATTGAAAAGAAATAAAAACAGGTCTGTCTCGCCTGAATATGAAAGCAAAGAACAGATCAATGGTTCTGTTGATCCATTGGAGGTATCGTCTGCACTTAGATCAGTATTGGAAGAGATATTTGGATTTAAACCGACAGCCAGGACGCTTGCATATATCATTAAACGACTCAATAAATTAGAATACTCCCAGCGTTCTAAACGTTTTTTTCATAAAATTTTCACAAAGCGTCGACTGAATGAATTTCGAAATGTTTATCAGGAAGTTTTCAAACGAGATCCATTCACGAACGATAATAACAGAAATATTGATATAATAAATGCTGTAAATTTTGCACTTTTCGATGAAATCGAAGGCACAATGGTCGCAACGGAGGGATTGAGATCTACCCTGAAATGGAGAAAAGATCGTTTGTCAATATGA
- a CDS encoding Thivi_2564 family membrane protein → MTDLVQFSIILIFVGFLFWLANRYIPMDRRIRQILNILAVIALVLWLGNLFGSFESIHIGY, encoded by the coding sequence ATGACAGACCTTGTACAGTTTAGTATTATTTTAATCTTTGTCGGATTTCTGTTCTGGCTGGCCAACAGATATATCCCCATGGACAGGAGGATACGGCAGATACTTAACATTCTGGCTGTCATCGCCTTGGTTTTGTGGCTGGGTAATCTATTTGGGTCGTTCGAGTCCATTCACATCGGTTATTAA
- a CDS encoding diguanylate cyclase, giving the protein MKDEITWGIIRLCIAINQKAIQIYTKLSQAEEISELKAFWVQMADEEKIHADFWSRVALIAEDFIFPCIFDKPSDIQKELSAILDKIEDLSNRWDEKKSMKNAFILAYRLEYYMLYPIFEVLFNDLKSVKGNGDTVLSDTYDRHIRIFIDMFIRYGNTTPELELLGETLQSLWKRNKALVDMAMTDGLTGLFNRRGFLIVAQGLFSLAERRKENLAVFMIDIDHFKKINDKYGHPRGDTVLKDLAKSLKGTVRKSDVMCRYGGEEFVILFPNIHTSAVPVMAEKIRKEVEESRPDGIFTTISIGVTQGLVKNSSDNDFLSWVSKADKCLYKAKANGRNCVVLDC; this is encoded by the coding sequence ATGAAAGATGAGATTACCTGGGGAATCATTCGTCTGTGTATTGCCATTAATCAAAAGGCCATACAGATATATACCAAGCTTTCCCAGGCAGAAGAAATAAGTGAGCTCAAGGCGTTCTGGGTCCAGATGGCTGATGAAGAAAAAATACATGCCGATTTCTGGAGCAGGGTTGCGCTGATAGCTGAAGATTTCATCTTTCCTTGCATTTTTGATAAGCCATCGGACATTCAAAAAGAATTGTCCGCCATATTGGATAAAATTGAGGATCTCTCAAATCGCTGGGATGAAAAAAAATCAATGAAAAATGCATTTATCCTGGCCTACCGGCTGGAATACTACATGCTGTATCCGATCTTTGAAGTTCTTTTTAACGATTTAAAGTCCGTGAAAGGAAATGGAGATACGGTTCTCTCTGACACATATGACCGCCATATCAGAATATTTATTGATATGTTCATCCGATATGGCAATACAACACCCGAATTGGAACTTTTGGGAGAAACGCTGCAAAGCCTTTGGAAAAGAAATAAGGCATTGGTTGACATGGCTATGACTGACGGGTTGACGGGTCTGTTTAACCGGCGGGGCTTTTTAATTGTTGCCCAGGGCTTATTTTCCCTGGCCGAGCGGAGAAAAGAAAATTTAGCCGTCTTTATGATTGATATTGATCATTTTAAAAAGATTAACGACAAATATGGCCATCCAAGGGGTGATACCGTACTCAAAGACCTTGCGAAATCTTTGAAGGGGACTGTCCGGAAATCGGATGTGATGTGCCGGTATGGCGGGGAAGAATTTGTCATCCTGTTTCCCAATATCCATACTTCTGCAGTGCCTGTGATGGCTGAAAAAATCCGAAAAGAGGTGGAAGAATCCAGACCGGACGGTATTTTTACGACCATCAGTATCGGGGTCACCCAAGGGCTGGTTAAAAATAGTTCCGATAACGATTTTCTCTCCTGGGTTTCAAAAGCAGATAAATGCTTATACAAGGCCAAAGCCAACGGCAGAAATTGCGTAGTGCTTGATTGCTGA
- a CDS encoding sigma 54-interacting transcriptional regulator encodes MQKNILEIFTDILGSVREPLVILDADLKIVKANQAFYMTFCAKQEETEGVLIYDLGNGQWNIPRLRELLESILPENTVFNDFEVEHSFDVIGTKIMHLNARRIYNDCKKVELILLAIEDVTEKEHYKRNLEDIVKKRTAQLVLEQQKTEHEKVLAENALEEVAILKKQLEDERAYLKDEIKLEHNHESIIGHSDGLKYVLFKVEQIAQSDTTVMVLGETGTGKELVARAIHSYSSRKKRALVKVNCAALPSNLIESELFGHEKGAFTGADRSHKGRFEIADKATLFLDEIGELPLELQSKLLRVIQEGEFERLGNSRTIKVDVRIIAATNRNLEEEVEKGRFRSDLWYRLNVFPITMPPLRERKEDIPLLADFYINKISRRLGKQIKVVPQNVMNALLNYHWPGNVRELENVLERAVINSSSPKLNLADDLDKSYSHLGKNLKTLEAVERDYIIRVLEQTCWKVSGKNSAAQILGLNRSTLRARMRKLRIVPPERLPFNCQ; translated from the coding sequence ATGCAAAAAAACATTTTAGAAATTTTCACTGATATTCTCGGTTCAGTCCGTGAACCGCTTGTAATTCTTGATGCTGATTTGAAAATAGTCAAAGCAAATCAAGCGTTTTATATGACATTTTGTGCGAAGCAGGAGGAGACAGAAGGCGTTTTAATTTATGACCTTGGCAACGGGCAGTGGAATATCCCCAGACTCAGAGAATTACTTGAGAGTATACTTCCTGAAAATACCGTGTTTAATGATTTTGAAGTGGAACATTCTTTTGATGTCATTGGGACTAAAATAATGCATTTGAATGCCAGAAGAATTTATAACGATTGTAAAAAAGTGGAGCTGATTTTACTGGCCATTGAAGATGTGACTGAAAAAGAACATTATAAGCGGAATCTTGAGGACATAGTGAAAAAAAGGACCGCCCAGCTTGTTCTGGAACAGCAAAAGACCGAACATGAAAAGGTGCTTGCCGAGAACGCCCTTGAGGAAGTAGCAATACTGAAAAAGCAACTTGAAGATGAACGCGCATATCTCAAAGATGAGATTAAGCTGGAACATAATCATGAGAGCATTATTGGTCACAGTGACGGGCTTAAATACGTGCTCTTCAAGGTTGAGCAAATTGCACAGAGCGACACAACCGTTATGGTTCTGGGTGAGACCGGTACCGGTAAGGAACTTGTGGCCCGTGCAATTCATAGCTACAGCAGCCGGAAAAAACGGGCACTGGTCAAAGTCAATTGTGCGGCATTGCCCTCAAACCTTATAGAGAGCGAGCTTTTCGGCCATGAAAAAGGGGCATTTACCGGCGCTGACCGCAGTCACAAGGGACGATTTGAGATTGCTGACAAAGCCACCCTGTTTCTGGATGAAATCGGAGAACTGCCCCTGGAATTGCAGTCAAAGCTGCTCAGGGTAATTCAAGAAGGTGAATTTGAACGGTTGGGAAATTCGCGCACCATCAAGGTGGATGTACGGATTATTGCCGCAACAAACAGAAATCTTGAGGAAGAAGTTGAAAAGGGGCGTTTTCGAAGCGATCTGTGGTACCGGCTCAATGTTTTTCCGATTACCATGCCGCCGCTGCGGGAAAGGAAAGAGGATATCCCCCTCCTTGCTGATTTCTATATTAATAAAATTTCCCGGAGATTGGGTAAGCAAATTAAGGTGGTTCCCCAAAACGTAATGAATGCCCTTTTAAACTATCATTGGCCGGGAAACGTTCGAGAGTTGGAAAATGTTCTTGAACGTGCAGTGATCAATTCATCAAGCCCCAAACTCAATCTGGCTGATGATCTCGATAAATCCTACAGCCATTTGGGCAAAAACTTGAAAACCCTTGAGGCGGTTGAGCGCGATTATATCATCCGCGTGCTTGAACAGACTTGCTGGAAAGTAAGCGGCAAGAACAGTGCGGCCCAGATTCTCGGCCTCAATCGAAGCACATTGCGTGCCCGAATGCGTAAACTCCGCATCGTTCCTCCCGAGCGGCTTCCTTTTAATTGCCAATGA
- a CDS encoding reverse transcriptase domain-containing protein, with protein sequence MGLETPNKIRILQRKIYFKAKSEPDYRFYLLYDKIYRPDILLHAYLSAKLNKGSAGVDGVTFKQIEEKGVEVWLSGIRKELCEKTYKPQPVLRVMIPKPNGGSRPLGIPTIRDRVVQTATKLVIEPIFEADLEPNTFGYRPKRSALDAIQMVHQLLCNGYTDVVDADLSKYFDTIPHSELIKCVSRRIVDRNVLWLIKLWLKVPVEKRDKDGRGQISGGRRNKTGTPQGGVISPLLANIYMNRFLKNIGGSRGVTKFFVLGLFPMPMILLS encoded by the coding sequence ATGGGCCTGGAAACACCAAATAAGATTCGGATTCTCCAGAGAAAGATTTACTTTAAGGCGAAGTCGGAACCGGACTATCGATTCTATCTGCTTTATGACAAGATATATCGACCCGATATTCTTTTACATGCTTATCTGTCGGCAAAGCTCAATAAAGGTTCGGCCGGAGTAGATGGGGTAACCTTCAAGCAAATTGAAGAGAAGGGTGTCGAAGTGTGGCTGTCCGGGATCAGAAAGGAATTATGTGAAAAGACATACAAGCCACAGCCTGTTTTACGTGTAATGATCCCAAAACCAAATGGCGGGAGTCGCCCTCTCGGGATTCCTACCATAAGGGATCGGGTAGTTCAAACCGCAACCAAGCTGGTTATAGAGCCTATATTTGAAGCAGATCTTGAGCCAAATACATTCGGCTATCGTCCAAAACGAAGTGCTTTGGATGCCATCCAAATGGTACACCAACTGCTCTGCAATGGCTACACAGATGTAGTTGATGCGGACCTGTCAAAGTATTTTGACACGATTCCACACAGTGAATTGATCAAATGTGTAAGCCGCAGGATTGTGGATAGAAATGTGCTCTGGCTGATTAAACTCTGGCTCAAAGTACCGGTGGAAAAGCGGGATAAGGATGGTCGAGGGCAAATAAGCGGTGGTCGAAGAAACAAGACAGGTACGCCGCAAGGAGGAGTTATCAGTCCTCTATTGGCAAATATATACATGAACCGGTTCCTAAAAAATATTGGCGGATCAAGGGGTGTAACGAAATTTTTCGTGCTCGGATTGTTTCCTATGCCGATGATTTTGTTATCCTGA
- a CDS encoding antibiotic biosynthesis monooxygenase family protein, which yields MMIVRMTFNAHPEKHLEVLQTLLSLIESVREGPGCRSCFAFCDIDDKNRFSLLGEWETEKDMENHIQSYQFGVLLGTKTLLSEPLRIQIHKVSQTWGMDAVRVLRQKKG from the coding sequence ATGATGATAGTCAGAATGACTTTCAACGCACATCCGGAAAAACATCTGGAAGTGCTGCAAACCCTCCTCTCACTGATTGAATCGGTGAGAGAAGGCCCCGGTTGCAGAAGCTGTTTTGCCTTTTGTGACATTGACGATAAGAATCGATTCTCACTGCTGGGGGAATGGGAAACCGAAAAAGATATGGAAAATCACATCCAATCATATCAGTTCGGTGTGCTTTTGGGAACAAAAACACTATTATCTGAACCGCTCAGAATTCAGATCCATAAAGTGTCCCAAACCTGGGGGATGGATGCGGTTCGGGTGCTCAGGCAAAAAAAGGGTTGA
- a CDS encoding cytidylate kinase-like family protein, translated as MKNTSKETIYPPGYYGKKMMSASDWAGTQVRQWERAQAEIKTASHFSQKHCICLSRGIGAGAMEVADFLSEITGYRVIDKEIIEHMAKDSSLTEKIIETFDERFPGKMRELLVSLSVEKKFFKTDYVKQLAKTVTALAHTEPTIFIGRGTHLILPRHTILSVQLVCSKEHRIEKLANTLGIGKSEAEGKLNIIDDDHHEFFKKIFLREKISPGEFDLVIHMDHITQENHVAQIIACAFEQKFQVSFKHKK; from the coding sequence ATGAAAAATACATCTAAAGAAACGATTTACCCTCCCGGATATTATGGCAAGAAAATGATGAGCGCCTCAGATTGGGCCGGTACACAAGTCAGACAATGGGAAAGAGCCCAGGCAGAAATAAAAACAGCCAGCCATTTCTCACAAAAGCATTGTATTTGTTTATCCCGAGGGATAGGTGCCGGCGCCATGGAAGTCGCTGATTTTCTGTCGGAAATAACAGGCTATCGTGTGATTGATAAAGAAATTATAGAGCATATGGCAAAAGATTCTTCTCTTACAGAAAAGATCATTGAGACTTTCGATGAGCGGTTTCCGGGAAAGATGCGTGAACTGCTTGTGTCTCTTTCCGTTGAGAAAAAATTTTTTAAAACCGACTATGTCAAACAGCTGGCAAAAACGGTTACAGCATTGGCTCATACCGAACCGACGATCTTTATTGGCCGGGGGACCCACTTGATTTTGCCCCGCCATACCATCTTATCGGTACAATTGGTATGCAGCAAAGAGCACCGGATTGAAAAATTGGCGAATACGCTGGGTATAGGGAAAAGTGAAGCAGAAGGAAAATTAAACATCATTGATGATGACCATCATGAATTTTTCAAAAAAATTTTTCTCAGGGAAAAAATCTCCCCTGGTGAATTTGATCTGGTCATTCATATGGATCACATTACCCAGGAAAATCATGTTGCCCAGATCATTGCGTGTGCCTTTGAACAAAAATTTCAGGTAAGTTTCAAACATAAAAAATAA
- a CDS encoding SPFH domain-containing protein, with translation MKRFILFVILMTASLLTTGCMPHTTGETEVGVRTRKIGLFAPKGVEDHVYAQGSTYFFLPFINDWHVFDTKLQNLEMTFSESRGDRKTQDDLLFKTIDGNDISLDVIIAYRIDAAKAPYILQYVASNDAILRETIVRTVARSKPRDIFGELKTESFYVAEARETQAEKAKAALDKILGPMGVVIEKVLTNDYRFNAEYTKAIEDKKVADQQVEKNKSAQHAALEEYKRKLEEARGEVNKMVANADGQYQKDKIEADVYLEKQQLLARAIEAEGIAEAKGIQEMNNALAGSGAETIVKLKIAEALEGKRIILLPVSEGGMNLKTTDINRLIETLGTKSLSTIQRPD, from the coding sequence GTGAAACGTTTTATCCTTTTTGTGATCCTAATGACGGCAAGCCTTTTGACCACGGGCTGCATGCCTCATACCACAGGGGAAACCGAAGTCGGTGTCCGGACCCGGAAAATCGGCCTGTTTGCGCCCAAAGGCGTAGAGGACCATGTGTATGCTCAAGGCTCGACCTATTTTTTTCTGCCTTTTATCAATGACTGGCATGTCTTTGACACCAAGCTGCAGAATCTTGAAATGACCTTTTCAGAAAGCCGGGGGGACCGCAAAACCCAGGATGATCTGCTGTTTAAAACCATTGACGGAAATGACATCAGCCTTGATGTGATCATTGCTTACCGGATTGATGCCGCAAAGGCCCCGTACATTCTCCAGTATGTGGCTTCAAACGATGCCATCCTCCGGGAAACTATCGTCAGGACGGTTGCCAGAAGCAAGCCCAGGGATATCTTCGGGGAGCTGAAGACCGAATCCTTTTATGTGGCTGAAGCAAGAGAAACCCAAGCCGAAAAAGCCAAGGCCGCATTGGATAAGATTCTTGGACCCATGGGCGTTGTCATTGAGAAGGTGCTGACCAACGACTACCGGTTCAATGCAGAGTACACCAAAGCCATTGAAGATAAAAAAGTGGCGGACCAGCAGGTGGAGAAAAACAAATCAGCCCAACATGCCGCCCTCGAAGAGTATAAACGTAAACTGGAAGAAGCAAGGGGTGAGGTGAACAAAATGGTTGCCAACGCCGACGGTCAATATCAAAAGGATAAAATCGAGGCGGACGTTTATCTGGAAAAGCAGCAGCTTCTGGCAAGAGCCATTGAAGCGGAAGGTATTGCCGAAGCCAAAGGCATCCAGGAAATGAACAATGCCCTGGCCGGTTCCGGGGCCGAGACCATTGTGAAACTGAAAATTGCGGAAGCACTTGAAGGCAAGCGCATCATTCTGCTTCCGGTGTCCGAAGGGGGAATGAATCTGAAAACAACGGATATCAACCGGCTTATTGAGACCCTGGGGACTAAATCGCTTTCTACTATCCAAAGACCGGATTAA
- a CDS encoding transposase, whose protein sequence is MNLIFDYVHNINRIADSNPGIIRLSMDAKAVIKVGPFSRGGYNRYGLRACDHDFQPDTLLKLFGIFIPATDETFFYFSESHITADFIVDALEQLWPTLKEAYDPHTLVLNLDNGPENSSRRSQFMNRLVTFSQENSVSISLAYYPPYHSKYNPVERIWGRLEQHWNGELLDKVEKILGLARTMTWKGWRPVVTFVEKTYKKGVRLTKQAMQIIENQIFRIKGIEQWAVDIPFYVD, encoded by the coding sequence GTGAATTTGATATTTGACTATGTTCATAATATCAACAGGATAGCAGATTCGAATCCGGGGATAATAAGATTGTCAATGGATGCAAAAGCCGTCATAAAAGTGGGACCATTTTCACGAGGCGGATACAATCGTTATGGCTTACGAGCCTGTGATCATGATTTCCAGCCAGATACGCTTTTAAAGCTTTTTGGCATATTCATTCCGGCAACAGATGAAACCTTCTTTTATTTCAGCGAAAGTCATATTACAGCAGATTTTATAGTCGATGCGTTAGAACAATTATGGCCGACTCTTAAGGAAGCATATGATCCACATACCTTGGTTCTGAATTTAGATAATGGACCAGAAAATAGCAGCCGAAGAAGTCAATTTATGAATCGTTTGGTTACTTTTTCTCAAGAAAATTCCGTGAGCATTAGCTTAGCTTATTATCCTCCATATCACAGTAAATACAATCCTGTAGAAAGAATTTGGGGTAGATTGGAACAACATTGGAATGGAGAACTTTTGGATAAGGTTGAAAAAATTTTAGGATTAGCAAGAACAATGACCTGGAAAGGCTGGCGTCCAGTTGTGACCTTTGTGGAAAAAACTTATAAAAAAGGCGTAAGGCTGACAAAGCAGGCCATGCAAATCATAGAAAATCAAATTTTCCGAATCAAAGGAATTGAGCAATGGGCTGTTGACATACCTTTCTATGTTGATTGA
- a CDS encoding SPFH domain-containing protein, whose product MTENQTNQFKEYLTRAKGPLGGFFSSLRMGVGFQILLTLAVILYLCYKFLFAYVEPNEYGIKVIRVGISRGVQKEVYHAGLSFVLPFGLQQMYRFPKGIQVLELTNFPETAAGGARKDRAAHIQTSDGFFVDVDVSMLYHIQDPYLVFTTIGPGKLYEDNGIIPKAEPALKETLGKLTTEEFYNSPMRVKKAEDAKDNLNRELNLKGIEVDQVLVRYFRYSPEIQKNIEAKKLQDQMVFTNQAAARAAKEEAQLKKIVQEGMVITAVEMEKGRAYVTRKTAEKDLYTRKIKANADLLVKLSEAERVRLKNEALKGIGSDRMVGLKMAQAYKGLDLIILPSDGAHGVNPLDLNNTLKLFDVRQGGAK is encoded by the coding sequence GTGACTGAAAACCAGACAAATCAATTTAAAGAGTATTTGACCCGGGCTAAGGGCCCATTAGGCGGTTTTTTCTCAAGTCTGCGGATGGGTGTTGGATTTCAAATTCTGCTCACATTGGCCGTAATTTTATACCTTTGCTATAAATTTTTATTCGCCTATGTAGAGCCGAATGAATACGGTATTAAGGTGATCCGTGTGGGAATATCCCGCGGGGTTCAAAAAGAAGTTTACCATGCCGGACTCTCCTTTGTCTTGCCCTTCGGCCTGCAGCAGATGTATCGCTTTCCCAAGGGTATCCAGGTGCTGGAACTGACCAATTTTCCAGAAACGGCAGCCGGTGGCGCCAGAAAAGACCGGGCAGCCCATATCCAGACCTCAGACGGTTTTTTTGTGGATGTGGATGTTTCCATGCTCTATCACATTCAGGATCCCTACCTGGTATTTACCACCATCGGCCCGGGTAAACTGTACGAAGACAACGGAATCATCCCCAAAGCCGAACCTGCCTTGAAAGAGACCCTGGGTAAACTGACCACCGAAGAATTTTATAACAGCCCCATGCGGGTTAAAAAGGCAGAAGATGCCAAAGATAATCTCAACCGGGAACTCAATTTGAAAGGAATTGAGGTGGACCAGGTGCTGGTTCGCTATTTCAGATACAGCCCTGAAATCCAAAAGAATATTGAAGCCAAAAAACTTCAGGATCAGATGGTTTTTACCAACCAGGCCGCAGCCCGGGCCGCCAAGGAAGAAGCCCAGTTAAAAAAGATTGTCCAGGAGGGTATGGTCATCACCGCCGTTGAGATGGAAAAAGGCCGGGCCTATGTGACTCGAAAAACTGCTGAAAAAGATCTCTATACCCGTAAAATAAAGGCCAATGCCGATTTGTTGGTAAAACTGTCCGAAGCCGAACGCGTGCGCCTGAAAAATGAAGCATTAAAAGGCATTGGTTCCGACCGTATGGTGGGCTTAAAGATGGCCCAGGCGTACAAGGGCCTTGACCTAATTATCCTTCCCAGCGACGGTGCTCATGGGGTCAATCCGCTGGATCTGAACAATACCCTAAAATTATTTGATGTTCGCCAGGGAGGTGCCAAGTGA
- a CDS encoding KH domain-containing protein: MRILIENMVRALVDEPDFVSVTEIGGMHTSILELRVCKSDIGKVIGKQGRTADALRTILNAASAKLSKRVFLDITNDLNH, encoded by the coding sequence ATGAGAATACTTATAGAAAACATGGTCCGGGCTCTGGTTGATGAACCTGATTTCGTCAGTGTAACGGAAATTGGAGGAATGCACACATCAATACTGGAACTACGAGTTTGTAAATCTGACATCGGTAAAGTTATCGGTAAGCAGGGACGGACCGCAGATGCACTACGGACGATCTTGAATGCGGCCTCAGCCAAATTAAGTAAACGGGTTTTCCTTGATATTACGAACGATTTAAATCATTAG
- a CDS encoding cold-shock protein yields the protein MANGIVKWFSELKGFGFIEQADGGNDVFVHHSGINASGFKSLNEGDQVSFDIVQGPKGPAAANVTVI from the coding sequence ATGGCAAATGGTATTGTAAAATGGTTTAGCGAATTAAAAGGCTTTGGATTTATCGAACAAGCTGATGGTGGCAACGACGTGTTTGTCCATCATTCAGGTATCAACGCATCTGGTTTCAAATCTCTCAATGAAGGTGACCAGGTTTCATTCGACATTGTACAGGGTCCCAAAGGACCGGCAGCTGCAAATGTGACCGTGATCTAG